The Opitutales bacterium ASA1 genome window below encodes:
- a CDS encoding lipocalin-like domain-containing protein produces the protein MNPENRPCATAASVVRTRIRRLAAVATTTILLTLLPDSAVAAVPPLAKTTDDGFAVPQPGRVFEFPRDHASHPEFRIEWWYITGHLFERSTDRRFGFQATFFRSAVEPETASTESRAFGGSQIYLAHMSLLDARTGRFLHEERLNRDGWDASAATDTLDIVNGNWSLRMTDPATETMVVRGSLRGDARFELTLVPEKPKVLFGEDGVSRKGADPTAASHYITFTRLATSGTLRIDGRSLEVSGRAWMDHEISSSQLGEDQVGWDWCAIHLDDGYDVMAYRLRRSDGSSDPFSTVAWVSASGEVRHVPADRFTWEPLDYWTSPDTGGRYPVRYRLRTYSPFNDSETTLEVRALAPHQELTGGLGGIAYWEGACDVFDETGTQIGRAYTELTGYAESLAGKF, from the coding sequence ATGAATCCCGAGAATCGCCCCTGCGCCACCGCGGCTTCCGTCGTTCGCACGCGCATCCGCCGCCTCGCCGCTGTCGCCACGACCACGATCCTTCTCACCCTGCTCCCCGACTCGGCCGTCGCCGCAGTGCCCCCGCTCGCGAAGACGACCGACGACGGTTTCGCCGTCCCGCAACCCGGACGCGTGTTCGAATTCCCGCGCGACCACGCGAGTCATCCCGAGTTTCGCATCGAGTGGTGGTACATCACCGGACATCTCTTCGAGCGCTCGACCGATCGTCGCTTCGGGTTTCAGGCCACGTTCTTCCGCAGTGCGGTCGAGCCGGAGACCGCGTCAACCGAGAGTCGCGCCTTCGGTGGGTCGCAGATCTACCTCGCGCACATGAGCCTGCTCGATGCACGCACGGGGCGCTTTCTGCACGAGGAGCGCCTCAATCGCGACGGCTGGGATGCCTCGGCCGCGACCGATACGCTCGACATCGTCAACGGCAACTGGTCGCTCCGCATGACCGACCCCGCCACCGAAACGATGGTCGTGCGAGGTTCGCTGCGCGGCGACGCGCGCTTCGAACTCACGCTCGTGCCCGAGAAACCCAAGGTTCTATTCGGCGAAGACGGCGTCTCGCGCAAAGGGGCCGACCCCACCGCCGCGAGCCACTACATCACCTTCACGCGCCTCGCCACCTCGGGGACGTTGCGGATCGACGGACGCTCGCTCGAGGTCTCCGGTCGCGCATGGATGGACCACGAGATCAGCAGCAGCCAACTCGGCGAAGATCAGGTCGGTTGGGATTGGTGTGCGATCCACCTCGACGACGGTTACGACGTCATGGCGTATCGCCTGCGACGTTCCGACGGTTCGAGCGATCCGTTTTCCACCGTCGCGTGGGTCTCCGCGAGCGGCGAGGTGCGCCACGTCCCGGCGGATCGTTTCACGTGGGAACCGCTCGACTATTGGACGAGTCCCGACACCGGAGGTCGGTACCCGGTGCGTTACCGCCTGCGCACGTATTCACCTTTCAACGACAGTGAAACGACCCTCGAAGTCCGCGCCCTCGCACCGCATCAAGAGTTGACCGGCGGTCTCGGCGGCATCGCGTATTGGGAGGGCGCCTGCGACGTCTTCGACGAAACCGGGACACAGATCGGCCGCGCCTACACCGAACTCACCGGCTACGCCGAGAGTTTGGCGGGCAAGTTCTGA